A single window of Malus sylvestris chromosome 5, drMalSylv7.2, whole genome shotgun sequence DNA harbors:
- the LOC126622277 gene encoding uncharacterized protein LOC126622277, which produces MNFGKEDLDLVLVPSGLFIMLVYHIILLYRYLHQPHTTVLGFENNDKRAWAERIMQVDKRDVGTALNVISSNTSAATFLCSISLTLSSLIGAWLGSNSTKTVFQSELIYGNTNPSILTIKYLSLLTCFLLAFACFVQSARHFVHANYLISMPDSNIPAWYVQMAVIRGSDFWSLGLRALYFALTLLLWFFGPIPMFVSSMVLVIVLHNLDTNTRPLHQHQLPGKELVKHTGERISEVAVTIQHHTETVKTTTSSTA; this is translated from the exons atgaattttgGAAAGGAGGACCTTGATCTGGTTTTGGTCCCAAGTGGACTGTTCATCATGCTTGTCTATCACATCATCCTCCTCTACAGATATCTCCATCAACCTCACACCACAGTCCTTGGCTTTGAAAACAATGACAAAAGAGCTTGGGCTGAAAGAATTATGCAG GTTGACAAGAGAGATGTTGGCACAGCCTTAAATGTGATCTCATCCAACACATCAGCAGCAACTTTTCTGTGTTCCATCTCCTTGACTCTCAGCTCCCTCATTGGAGCTTGGCTCGGAAGTAATTCAACTAAGACAGTCTTCCAGAGTGAATTGATCTATGGCAACACCAACCCATCAATCCTCACAATAAAATACCTAAGCCTCTTGACTTGTTTTCTTCTAGCCTTTGCATGCTTTGTTCAATCAGCAAGGCACTTTGTCCATGCAAACTACCTGATCAGCATGCCAGATAGTAACATTCCGGCGTGGTACGTGCAGATGGCGGTGATAAGGGGAAGTGATTTCTGGTCACTTGGGCTTAGAGCACTCTATTTTGCTCTTACTCTTTTGCTGTGGTTTTTTGGTCCGATTCCGATGTTTGTTTCCTCCATGGTTTTGGTCATAGTTCTACATAACCTTGACACAAACACCAGACCATTGCATCAGCATCAGCTTCCGGGAAAGGAGCTCGTTAAACACACCGGCGAGAGAATCTCAGAGGTGGCTGTGACCATTCAGCATCATACAGAAACGGTTAAAACTACGACTAGTAGTACTGCGTAA